CTCTATTATAGTGGCTTTTTCAGCTACCATTGCACTGAACATCTGGGCAAATCCTTCTTGGGCTGCAGATCCCTTTCGGATGAAAGAGCCTCGTAACATTGGCAACAAAACAGAAGCAGCATTCAAAGCCATTTTCCAACAGGGAAACTATCAAGCAGGAGATCGTTACTTACAAGAAGCATTATCTACAGAGCCAAAGGAACCTTTAGCCTATGCTATGAAAGCATCTTTAGCATATACGAATAAGGATTTGGCGGCACTAGACACTTACAGCAAAAAAACATCAGAAACAGCACAAAATTTAATTTCTAGTGATCCCTTGCGCGGAAATTTGTATGCTGCTGTTGGTTTATTTTTAGAGGGATCTGCGATTATACAACGTGAGGGAACAGTCAAGGGTGCACCACAAGCCCTGACTAGACTACAGCAAGTCTATCAATATTTGGACAAAGCTGAAGCAGTTTCTCCTAACGATCCAGAACTCAATTTGATCAAAGGGTACATGGATTTACTGCTAGCTGTCAATTTGCCCTTTGCTAACCCAGAACAAGCAGTTCAAAAGCTAGAAAAAAATGCAGCCCCCCAGTATTTGGTAGATCGGGGTATCGCTCTTGCTTATCGGGATTTAAAACAGTACTCTCAGGCACTAGACTATGCTAATCGTGCTTTAAAGGTGACAACAGATAACCCAGAGTTGTATTATCTTAAGGCTCAAATTCTTAGGGAAAAAGCGAATAAAGACAAAAACTCGCAACTTATGCAGGAGGCGATTAAGAATTTTGATACAGCCTTAACTAAGAAGTCTCAACTCCCAGATGATGTGACACGACAAATTGAACGTGAACGACGTAAGGCTGCGGAAAATCTGAGTACTTTTGGTAAGTAGGAGATGAGGTGACAAGAAGAGGAAGGGAGGAAGGGAGTTATTTCTGGGCCTGTAACCGAAGCACTTTTCTTGCTTTCCCACTTCTCGATTAGGAAAGCACACTTTTTGTACCTTCTACTCTTTTACAATTAGATTTGAAAAAAGTGATCTAAATTTAGTCTTTCAACAAAATGCAGGTACTATTTCGCGAAATTAACCCTTTTGATTTATGGATTTGGTTGGAGTTCAGCACGATTCCTTCTCAACAAGAAAAACAATATGTAGAAGAGGTTTTCAATTCCTGGTTTTATTTGGGTAAATTGGGTGCATTTAATGCCGAAAATCTCCAGGTACAGGAAACTGGACTAGAACTGAGCTACATGAATTACGACTCACAAGGATATGATAAAAGTTTGCTGGCGCTGATGCACAATATGGGTGAGTTTGAGTATGAGGGGACATGGGCGCGTTGCTGGTTTGACTTGGGAACTTCTGATGCGATCGCTCTCGATCTTA
This portion of the Brasilonema sennae CENA114 genome encodes:
- a CDS encoding DUF3531 family protein, coding for MQVLFREINPFDLWIWLEFSTIPSQQEKQYVEEVFNSWFYLGKLGAFNAENLQVQETGLELSYMNYDSQGYDKSLLALMHNMGEFEYEGTWARCWFDLGTSDAIALDLIINALKQLSEEYVTIEQLYIGGENEDWPIEESESRPSFIYDN
- a CDS encoding Sll0314/Alr1548 family TPR repeat-containing protein — its product is MNARFPGLQKVVPAKFYRSIIVAFSATIALNIWANPSWAADPFRMKEPRNIGNKTEAAFKAIFQQGNYQAGDRYLQEALSTEPKEPLAYAMKASLAYTNKDLAALDTYSKKTSETAQNLISSDPLRGNLYAAVGLFLEGSAIIQREGTVKGAPQALTRLQQVYQYLDKAEAVSPNDPELNLIKGYMDLLLAVNLPFANPEQAVQKLEKNAAPQYLVDRGIALAYRDLKQYSQALDYANRALKVTTDNPELYYLKAQILREKANKDKNSQLMQEAIKNFDTALTKKSQLPDDVTRQIERERRKAAENLSTFGK